A genome region from Maridesulfovibrio salexigens DSM 2638 includes the following:
- a CDS encoding cupin domain-containing protein, giving the protein MTSEEFPILAANGTIETTTDSIQCSNLDWNPHPAFEGVYLKHLITGDKTAGQLSCHIVRIDPGCTLETHIHENQWELHEIIGGNGDASLADKSTPYHPGKSAVIPQGKEHSVKAGPEGLTLLAKFFPALI; this is encoded by the coding sequence ATGACATCAGAGGAATTTCCCATTCTCGCCGCAAACGGCACAATTGAAACAACAACAGATTCTATTCAGTGCTCAAACCTTGATTGGAATCCACACCCTGCATTCGAAGGCGTTTACCTCAAACACCTTATCACCGGAGATAAGACCGCAGGTCAGCTGAGCTGCCACATTGTAAGAATTGATCCCGGCTGCACCCTTGAAACACATATCCATGAAAACCAATGGGAACTGCATGAAATCATCGGTGGAAACGGAGATGCCAGCCTTGCAGACAAATCAACACCCTACCATCCCGGCAAATCAGCTGTTATCCCTCAAGGAAAGGAACATAGCGTAAAAGCCGGACCGGAAGGGCTGACTCTGCTTGCCAAGTTTTTCCCGGCTTTGATATGA
- a CDS encoding OsmC family protein, with amino-acid sequence MMNNEIKIEFGPGQKLSAVSDDYCIDVDMPVSEGGEGSAPEPTHLFLASLATCAAHYARKFCEARSLPMEGLGLKVRYQYNEEGNQIAKFTYELSIPDGFPEKYKAALLRALDLCPIKKLLMSPPAFQLEIV; translated from the coding sequence ATGATGAATAATGAAATCAAAATTGAATTCGGCCCCGGCCAAAAGCTTTCAGCTGTCAGCGACGATTACTGTATCGATGTTGATATGCCTGTAAGTGAAGGAGGCGAAGGGTCTGCCCCGGAACCTACGCATCTTTTTCTGGCTTCACTGGCAACCTGTGCGGCTCACTACGCCCGCAAGTTTTGTGAAGCGAGATCACTGCCTATGGAAGGTCTGGGACTAAAAGTCAGATACCAGTATAATGAAGAAGGAAACCAGATTGCCAAGTTCACCTACGAACTAAGCATTCCTGATGGTTTTCCTGAAAAGTACAAAGCGGCCCTGCTCCGAGCACTGGACCTTTGTCCCATCAAAAAGCTGCTCATGAGCCCTCCGGCCTTTCAGCTAGAAATTGTTTAA
- a CDS encoding YkgJ family cysteine cluster protein: MNLFEYLEYKFRKWRLKRKRQTVIIRGSCKMCGNCCRSICLHAGGKWLKNEKQFLKAVDEDELLSRFEICGKTEEGYLKFSCTSLTDNGTCNDYENRPQLCRNFPNPTIFMQFGELPAGCGFRMSTETDFEKILQDALHDDEKIKSGHIPEKK, encoded by the coding sequence ATGAATCTTTTTGAATATCTGGAATATAAATTCCGAAAATGGCGTTTAAAAAGAAAACGGCAAACGGTGATTATTCGCGGTTCGTGCAAAATGTGCGGGAACTGCTGCCGTTCAATATGCCTTCATGCAGGCGGTAAATGGCTGAAAAATGAAAAGCAGTTTTTAAAAGCCGTCGACGAAGACGAGCTCTTATCTCGTTTTGAAATATGCGGAAAAACCGAAGAGGGTTATCTCAAATTTTCCTGCACCAGCCTGACCGATAACGGTACATGCAACGACTACGAAAACCGCCCTCAACTTTGCCGTAATTTCCCAAACCCTACAATTTTCATGCAATTCGGAGAACTTCCTGCCGGGTGCGGGTTCCGCATGTCCACTGAAACAGACTTTGAAAAAATCCTGCAAGACGCCCTGCATGATGATGAAAAGATCAAGTCTGGACATATCCCCGAGAAAAAATAG
- a CDS encoding NADH-quinone oxidoreductase subunit B has translation MAEKNLLTPGGHVVEDGLVRLELAEDAMNICRSMSLWPMTFGLACCAIEMMAVGMARFDMARFGAEVFRPSARQADLMIVAGTVTKKMAPAVVRLYEQMPAPKWVLALGNCAISGGPFKFKGQYGIVEGVDNLIPVDVYVPGCPPRPEALLEGLFQIQEKVTGKRWWPVPEDLEKERAL, from the coding sequence ATGGCCGAGAAAAATCTCCTGACCCCCGGCGGGCATGTTGTTGAGGATGGACTTGTCCGCCTTGAACTTGCTGAAGACGCCATGAACATCTGCCGATCCATGTCACTGTGGCCCATGACTTTCGGGCTGGCCTGTTGCGCTATTGAGATGATGGCTGTGGGTATGGCCCGTTTTGATATGGCCCGTTTCGGAGCAGAGGTGTTCCGTCCTTCCGCACGTCAGGCAGACTTAATGATTGTGGCTGGGACGGTGACCAAGAAAATGGCTCCTGCTGTTGTGCGTCTTTATGAGCAGATGCCTGCTCCCAAATGGGTGCTTGCTCTTGGTAACTGTGCAATCTCAGGTGGCCCTTTCAAGTTTAAGGGGCAGTACGGAATAGTTGAAGGCGTGGATAATCTTATTCCGGTAGATGTTTATGTTCCCGGATGTCCGCCGCGCCCGGAAGCATTGCTTGAAGGGTTGTTCCAGATTCAGGAAAAGGTGACCGGAAAACGCTGGTGGCCTGTGCCTGAGGATTTAGAGAAGGAGCGTGCCTTATGA
- a CDS encoding two-component system response regulator, whose protein sequence is MENSLKILLVDDNAVNLTLLERLLKDEGAELHKAMEGEEAIGLCREHDFALILLDVQMPGMDGYETARKIKEIESCCLVPIIFLTAIYKDPAYARMGYEAGAVDFLTQPIDPPTLRGKVGVFLELKRQKDRLEREIAQRIKTEKALRAAEEKYRNIFERAVEGIFRSTLDGNFEEINPALARILGYDTPEEAVKKAHTDILYKNPADRKVFLKKLMQEKSLNDYELRFRRKDGSVIWVSESCRLFEEGGEFYIEGVVEDITHRKMCELELQEKATLDALTGIPNRYLFFDRLEKSVANAGRYGEKLALLFIDLNDFKRVNDQYGHHAGDMVLAKVAARLKSRLRSADTFARLGGDEFCVLLERPSDRESIARVADDFINCLTEPFEFDDVQCSIGASIGISIYPENGVEPEGLVKKADQAMYRVKEQKDRKYCFYS, encoded by the coding sequence ATGGAGAATAGCCTGAAAATACTGCTTGTGGATGATAATGCCGTAAATCTGACTCTTCTTGAGCGACTGCTCAAAGACGAAGGGGCTGAATTACACAAGGCTATGGAAGGGGAGGAGGCCATCGGACTTTGTCGGGAGCATGATTTTGCATTGATTTTGCTTGATGTACAGATGCCCGGAATGGATGGCTATGAAACTGCGCGCAAGATTAAAGAGATTGAGTCTTGTTGTCTTGTTCCGATAATCTTTTTGACAGCTATTTATAAAGACCCGGCATATGCCCGTATGGGCTATGAGGCAGGTGCTGTTGATTTTCTTACGCAGCCAATTGATCCGCCGACTTTAAGGGGAAAAGTCGGGGTTTTTCTGGAGCTGAAAAGACAAAAAGATCGACTGGAGCGGGAAATCGCGCAGCGTATTAAAACTGAAAAAGCTTTGCGGGCTGCCGAGGAAAAGTATCGCAATATATTTGAGCGTGCTGTGGAAGGTATCTTCAGGTCTACCCTTGATGGTAATTTTGAAGAAATCAATCCGGCTTTGGCTCGTATTTTGGGTTACGATACCCCGGAAGAAGCTGTGAAAAAGGCTCATACGGATATTCTTTACAAAAATCCGGCTGACAGGAAAGTCTTTCTGAAAAAGCTAATGCAGGAAAAGTCGCTAAATGATTATGAGCTTCGTTTCCGGCGTAAGGACGGTTCTGTAATATGGGTCTCGGAAAGTTGCCGACTGTTTGAAGAGGGTGGTGAATTCTACATTGAAGGTGTTGTGGAAGATATTACTCACCGCAAAATGTGTGAGCTTGAGCTTCAGGAAAAGGCCACCCTTGATGCACTTACCGGGATACCCAACCGGTACCTTTTCTTTGATAGGCTGGAAAAATCAGTTGCCAATGCAGGGCGGTATGGTGAAAAACTGGCTCTTTTATTCATTGATTTGAATGATTTTAAGCGTGTTAATGACCAGTATGGTCACCATGCCGGGGATATGGTCCTAGCCAAAGTTGCCGCAAGACTGAAATCGCGATTGCGTTCAGCGGACACTTTTGCGCGGCTTGGCGGGGATGAGTTCTGTGTTTTGCTTGAACGTCCTTCTGATAGGGAAAGTATTGCGCGTGTAGCGGATGATTTCATCAACTGCCTTACTGAACCTTTTGAGTTTGATGATGTTCAATGTTCTATCGGTGCCTCCATCGGTATAAGTATATATCCCGAAAATGGGGTTGAGCCCGAGGGATTGGTCAAAAAGGCAGATCAGGCCATGTACAGAGTAAAAGAACAGAAGGATCGAAAATACTGTTTTTACAGCTGA
- a CDS encoding GtrA family protein has translation MAEQTNSPNKTGKLFSVWDIKGTIRFLRYTCVGGGTFLFDLALLYLFTDGFNWSPVFSAGLAFLIAVSLNYIISRRLVFKGTTREFKQGYLGFLLIAGTGLIIVTGGMFLMVDILHWQYIISRILISLITGLWNYILNLYVNFRVAGKHLP, from the coding sequence ATGGCAGAGCAGACAAACAGCCCAAACAAAACAGGCAAACTATTTTCAGTATGGGATATTAAAGGAACTATACGCTTTCTACGCTATACCTGCGTAGGCGGAGGGACCTTTCTATTTGATCTGGCCCTGCTCTACCTGTTCACAGACGGATTCAACTGGTCACCTGTTTTTTCTGCCGGACTAGCTTTTCTAATAGCGGTTTCGTTGAACTACATAATCAGCCGCAGGCTTGTTTTCAAAGGAACAACCCGTGAATTCAAACAGGGCTATCTCGGTTTTCTGTTGATAGCCGGGACCGGTCTGATTATCGTAACCGGAGGGATGTTCCTGATGGTCGATATTCTGCACTGGCAATACATCATTTCCCGAATCCTGATCTCACTTATTACCGGATTATGGAATTATATATTGAATCTCTATGTAAATTTCCGGGTTGCAGGTAAGCATTTGCCCTAA
- a CDS encoding AraC family transcriptional regulator, whose protein sequence is MTKHNEKLTFNELENLPEAVLIEAREIANRFPRHVHSSYIFILIDQGERKVSINSQTYSYCAGEMCILPPGTSHSCESICKNGFGPHSYRALCVNPSYLQNLAEEISGKACSAPHFNPAIAYKGFGRTSFDELFSLLKTTGTSLEKQTALNNFLYHALEHFSTTRIIPEATGPQQEALIRVKEFIDTNFKDKITLNVLAETACLSQFHLQKLFVKKFGLSPQEHLTSCRIYEAKARIQSGETLIEAALNSGFSDQSHFSRHFKKVIGISPGRFLRENR, encoded by the coding sequence ATGACAAAACATAATGAAAAACTGACCTTTAATGAGCTGGAGAATCTGCCGGAAGCAGTGCTTATTGAAGCACGTGAAATCGCAAACCGTTTTCCGCGCCATGTTCATTCCAGCTATATTTTCATCCTGATAGATCAGGGAGAACGCAAGGTCAGTATCAATTCTCAAACATATTCATATTGTGCCGGGGAGATGTGCATACTTCCCCCCGGCACATCTCACAGTTGCGAATCAATTTGCAAAAATGGATTCGGTCCCCACTCATATCGCGCCCTATGCGTCAATCCATCCTATCTGCAAAATCTTGCAGAAGAGATAAGCGGCAAGGCATGTTCTGCGCCACATTTTAACCCTGCCATTGCTTACAAAGGTTTTGGCCGCACCTCTTTTGATGAACTGTTCTCCCTCTTGAAGACAACTGGGACATCCCTTGAGAAGCAAACAGCTTTGAACAATTTTTTATACCATGCACTGGAACACTTCAGCACCACGCGGATAATCCCGGAAGCAACCGGTCCTCAGCAGGAAGCTCTAATCAGGGTGAAAGAATTTATTGATACAAATTTCAAAGACAAAATCACTTTAAATGTTCTGGCTGAAACAGCATGCCTCAGCCAGTTTCATCTGCAAAAACTGTTTGTAAAAAAATTCGGATTATCTCCGCAGGAGCATCTCACCTCTTGCCGCATTTACGAAGCAAAAGCCCGGATTCAATCTGGAGAAACATTGATCGAAGCGGCACTTAATTCAGGTTTTTCTGACCAAAGTCATTTTTCCCGCCACTTCAAAAAGGTAATAGGTATTTCACCCGGACGTTTCCTTCGGGAAAACAGATAG
- a CDS encoding iron-sulfur cluster biosynthesis family protein produces the protein MLKITEKAKEVLDQHFEDKDKEPIRIYIASACSGTRLALGIDSAKEGDETINLEGYDFVVDEELLAQAKPMVIDLSPMGIEISSSLVFEEENGCGGGCSGCGCG, from the coding sequence ATGCTTAAGATCACAGAGAAAGCAAAAGAAGTACTCGATCAGCACTTTGAAGACAAAGACAAAGAGCCGATTCGTATATACATTGCTTCCGCATGCAGCGGAACCCGTCTGGCACTTGGAATTGATTCCGCAAAAGAAGGTGATGAAACCATCAACCTTGAAGGATACGACTTTGTAGTTGACGAAGAGCTTCTCGCGCAGGCCAAACCCATGGTAATTGACCTTTCACCCATGGGAATTGAGATCTCTTCTTCTCTCGTATTCGAAGAAGAAAATGGTTGCGGCGGAGGCTGCAGCGGCTGCGGTTGCGGCTAA
- a CDS encoding NADH-quinone oxidoreductase subunit A, producing the protein MVFTWLQFAIFMFLIGGLLFAGGPLILSALVHPRAKGGDMGMSYECGMKPHGRAWNQFGISYYVYALLFLAFDVDVLYLFPVSVWYPHTDGMFYFIEVAGFLSVLAIAIIYFWKKGVFTWPRKIS; encoded by the coding sequence ATGGTTTTTACCTGGCTTCAGTTCGCCATCTTCATGTTTTTGATCGGTGGGCTTCTTTTTGCCGGTGGTCCGCTTATCTTGTCTGCTCTGGTGCATCCACGAGCAAAAGGCGGGGACATGGGCATGTCTTATGAGTGCGGGATGAAACCCCACGGCAGGGCATGGAATCAGTTCGGTATTAGTTATTATGTTTACGCCTTGTTGTTTTTAGCCTTTGACGTAGACGTTCTCTATCTCTTCCCGGTTTCAGTCTGGTATCCTCATACCGATGGAATGTTTTATTTTATTGAAGTTGCCGGATTCCTGTCTGTTCTTGCTATTGCGATTATTTATTTCTGGAAGAAAGGAGTGTTCACATGGCCGAGAAAAATCTCCTGA
- a CDS encoding transglutaminase domain-containing protein, whose translation MISLKYVSHILAAICLCTSLCACSTKNYQDQFSPYSASIKTILATSGNNRAELENFISRYDENPQKRQAAQFLIANLPPSDRAALSAKELAENLDFAFLARESTKWGKNISWNDFLHYVLPHRVSQEKATSWRKLFFNELLPLVAECESMEEAVLAVNRWCFSKTGFKSTQRWDQNPLMTINRGWGRCEEAVILAVCALRSVGIPARQAMVPAWQHSNDNHTWTEVQVDGKWHYIESANPDYGLDHAWFSGSVRMAPLVVSYAYGNTTSADFPILGRSFGCTLINTTARYAPASRTEVLVVDSKGKPLPGTRVFFSVLNYASFRPVAAKTTDAEGKVKITLGPGSVLLSAANGDNSAYSGSIWIPGKQTGRTPIILRMQPDNKPEGTISFKFAYQDTLKIPTPPKNSEGAKKVEFDSIKNRRLQRLTGMKTSAETALPDSASDIAKSGLNTPQILRAIATCPPSNRDSLLKSISILPVADLLTVKATELIENAEFSDRSRKEAESTGLKYPDNIFEQYVLNPRIIYEQQSNWRKRLHHKFNLTKVGGMEKLLKRLDKLNTEISSVNKGVLGDTLSPVQVLDTLKTSSITEICILNTAILRSAGIPARFLDELGWVEFYDGELWKPFYPQLTNQIGNANATAESKAFYSNWQRIKFNLPYFKKIKRNPQYFKDFSVSKLIDKNRFQIIEKTIQGKMNPENKTWEISTPQGEYYLISVQRNHQNEPTISVHKIGK comes from the coding sequence ATGATTTCACTTAAATACGTATCACATATTTTAGCTGCCATTTGCCTCTGCACATCTCTATGCGCCTGTTCAACTAAAAATTATCAAGATCAATTTTCACCATACTCCGCATCGATAAAAACGATACTTGCCACTTCAGGCAACAACCGCGCTGAATTAGAAAATTTCATTTCCAGATATGACGAAAATCCCCAAAAACGTCAGGCCGCACAATTTCTGATCGCTAACCTCCCTCCATCAGACCGGGCCGCCCTCTCTGCAAAAGAGTTGGCTGAAAACCTCGACTTTGCCTTCCTTGCCCGCGAATCAACCAAGTGGGGAAAAAATATTTCCTGGAACGACTTCCTGCACTATGTGCTCCCGCACCGTGTAAGTCAGGAAAAAGCCACCAGTTGGCGAAAACTTTTTTTTAATGAACTTCTACCGCTAGTTGCTGAATGTGAATCAATGGAAGAAGCCGTGCTTGCAGTAAACCGCTGGTGTTTTTCCAAAACAGGCTTCAAATCAACCCAGCGTTGGGACCAAAACCCGCTCATGACTATCAACCGGGGCTGGGGAAGATGTGAAGAAGCTGTAATCCTTGCAGTCTGCGCACTGCGTAGCGTGGGCATCCCCGCAAGACAGGCAATGGTTCCGGCCTGGCAGCACTCAAACGACAACCATACTTGGACCGAAGTTCAGGTAGACGGTAAATGGCATTACATTGAATCAGCCAATCCAGACTATGGACTTGATCATGCATGGTTCAGCGGTTCAGTACGCATGGCACCACTGGTGGTTTCATATGCATACGGAAATACAACTTCAGCAGACTTCCCAATTCTGGGACGTTCTTTCGGCTGTACACTGATCAACACCACTGCACGCTATGCCCCGGCAAGCAGAACCGAAGTGTTGGTAGTTGACTCCAAAGGCAAACCATTGCCCGGAACGAGAGTATTTTTTTCAGTGCTGAATTATGCGTCCTTCCGTCCTGTAGCCGCTAAGACAACTGATGCAGAGGGAAAGGTAAAAATCACGTTAGGGCCGGGTTCCGTACTTTTATCAGCTGCAAACGGAGATAATTCCGCATATTCAGGATCAATATGGATTCCCGGAAAGCAAACTGGACGAACCCCGATAATACTAAGAATGCAGCCGGACAACAAACCGGAAGGCACTATCAGTTTTAAATTTGCCTACCAAGACACTTTAAAAATACCTACCCCGCCCAAAAACTCAGAAGGCGCCAAAAAGGTGGAATTTGATTCCATAAAAAACAGACGGCTGCAAAGACTGACAGGGATGAAAACCAGTGCGGAAACAGCCTTGCCTGACAGTGCTTCTGATATTGCAAAATCAGGACTGAACACCCCGCAAATACTGCGCGCAATAGCCACCTGCCCTCCCTCAAACAGGGATTCACTGCTCAAATCAATATCCATCCTGCCCGTGGCAGACCTGTTGACAGTGAAGGCAACTGAATTAATAGAAAATGCGGAATTTTCTGACAGATCTAGAAAAGAAGCAGAATCAACGGGATTGAAATATCCTGATAATATTTTCGAGCAATACGTCCTTAACCCGCGGATCATATACGAACAGCAAAGCAATTGGCGAAAACGCCTGCATCATAAATTCAATCTTACCAAAGTCGGTGGAATGGAAAAACTGCTAAAAAGATTAGATAAACTTAATACTGAAATATCATCAGTAAACAAAGGTGTACTGGGAGACACACTCTCACCTGTCCAAGTATTAGATACCCTCAAAACATCTTCGATTACTGAGATATGCATATTAAATACCGCGATATTACGTAGCGCAGGTATTCCGGCACGCTTTCTTGACGAATTGGGCTGGGTTGAATTCTATGACGGAGAGCTATGGAAACCATTTTATCCGCAACTTACGAATCAGATAGGAAATGCAAATGCTACAGCAGAAAGTAAAGCCTTCTACTCAAACTGGCAAAGAATAAAATTCAATCTACCCTATTTTAAAAAAATTAAACGCAATCCTCAATACTTTAAAGATTTCTCTGTTTCTAAATTAATAGATAAGAATAGATTTCAAATAATTGAGAAAACAATTCAAGGTAAAATG
- a CDS encoding NADH-quinone oxidoreductase subunit C has translation MMGDNLSLPVTPLMIGKGSVQTSGVTMNVFLTADDIEQAAGAMLKQAYHLENIDAIDVAEGFLISYHYAHFTKPGRIAHRVLVCRDEAELPSISSIYQGADWHERECYDFHGVKFTGHPNLLPLLLDPETPNGVLLKDDKSRKPLREILNPGEIIFKGEGFTLFDEEQPEPEEGVES, from the coding sequence ATGATGGGTGATAATTTAAGTCTCCCGGTTACCCCGCTTATGATCGGCAAGGGAAGTGTTCAAACCTCCGGGGTAACCATGAATGTCTTCCTGACTGCCGATGATATTGAACAGGCGGCCGGTGCCATGCTCAAACAAGCCTACCATCTGGAAAACATAGACGCCATTGATGTAGCCGAAGGTTTTCTGATCTCCTACCATTATGCCCATTTCACCAAACCGGGACGCATTGCTCACCGGGTGCTGGTCTGTCGTGATGAAGCTGAATTGCCGTCTATCTCTTCCATCTATCAGGGAGCGGACTGGCATGAGCGTGAGTGTTACGATTTTCACGGCGTGAAGTTTACCGGACATCCCAATCTGCTGCCCCTGTTACTTGATCCCGAAACTCCTAACGGAGTGCTGCTTAAAGATGATAAGAGCCGCAAGCCGTTGCGCGAGATCCTTAATCCCGGTGAAATTATCTTCAAAGGTGAAGGCTTTACTCTCTTCGATGAAGAGCAACCGGAACCGGAAGAGGGGGTAGAATCATGA
- a CDS encoding NADH-quinone oxidoreductase subunit D, with the protein MNTFPEGDFYTNHFEKGADEHTMILNMGPQHPSTHGVLRVILELDGEYIVRAEPVLGYLHRMHEKMAEVKTWVQFIPNMGRVDYLHPLAWNHAYVGAVEKLAGIEVPERAEYIRVILTELNRISSHLLWWGAYLLDLGAFTPIMYGFDDREILMDMMQKATGARLTYSNFRFGGVVHDLDDGFADKCTEFIKRLRDRLPMYKDLVTDNIILRKRIEEIGYMDVDMCNRYGATGPLIRGAGVEHDTRRAEPYSIYDRFDWKVPVYYEADAMARYMVRMEEIEQSLNIVEQALEQIPEGEHIIKKAPKPTWKAPAGEAYFSTEGARGKVGIHIVSDGSKTPYRIKLRAPGFSNLSLFAECAQGTMLADAVAILGSLDMVIPEIDR; encoded by the coding sequence ATGAATACATTTCCTGAAGGTGATTTCTACACCAATCATTTTGAAAAGGGTGCAGACGAGCATACCATGATTCTGAACATGGGACCGCAGCATCCTTCAACCCACGGTGTTCTGCGGGTCATCCTTGAACTGGATGGTGAATATATCGTTCGAGCCGAGCCTGTACTTGGTTATCTGCACCGTATGCATGAAAAGATGGCCGAGGTAAAAACATGGGTTCAGTTCATTCCCAACATGGGGCGTGTTGATTATCTGCATCCACTGGCATGGAACCATGCTTATGTCGGCGCGGTGGAAAAACTGGCCGGGATTGAGGTGCCTGAGCGGGCCGAATACATCCGGGTAATTCTTACTGAGCTGAATCGTATTTCTTCACACCTGCTCTGGTGGGGCGCATATCTTCTGGACCTCGGCGCATTTACTCCGATTATGTACGGCTTTGATGACCGTGAAATCCTCATGGATATGATGCAGAAGGCAACCGGAGCACGGTTGACCTATAGCAATTTCCGTTTCGGCGGGGTGGTTCATGACCTTGATGACGGTTTCGCGGACAAGTGTACAGAGTTCATCAAACGTCTTCGTGACCGTTTGCCCATGTACAAGGATCTGGTCACCGATAACATCATCCTGCGTAAACGTATTGAGGAAATCGGCTACATGGATGTTGATATGTGTAACCGCTACGGCGCGACCGGTCCTCTGATTCGTGGTGCAGGCGTTGAGCATGATACCCGCAGGGCTGAACCTTATTCAATCTATGATCGTTTCGATTGGAAGGTTCCGGTTTATTACGAAGCTGATGCCATGGCTCGTTACATGGTGCGCATGGAAGAGATCGAGCAAAGCCTGAACATTGTGGAGCAGGCCCTCGAGCAGATTCCTGAAGGTGAGCACATCATCAAGAAGGCTCCCAAGCCAACGTGGAAGGCTCCGGCAGGTGAAGCGTACTTCAGTACTGAAGGTGCGCGTGGCAAGGTCGGAATCCATATTGTCAGTGACGGCAGCAAAACCCCGTACCGGATCAAACTCCGTGCGCCGGGATTCTCCAACCTGTCCCTGTTTGCTGAATGTGCACAGGGAACAATGCTGGCAGATGCGGTTGCGATTTTAGGCAGCTTGGACATGGTAATCCCGGAAATCGACAGGTAG